The Cellulomonas flavigena DSM 20109 DNA segment CGAGATCGTCGCCGACGGTCCGCTGGACTGCGCGACGACCGCCGACGTGGGGTACCAGCTCGCCCAGGGGCTGGCGCACGCGCACCGCGCGGGCGTGGTGCACCGCGACGTGAAGCCGTCGAACGTGCTCGTGGCGGACACGATCCCCGCGTCCGGCCGGCGCGACGCCCCCACGCTGCCGGTGGTGCTGGCGGACTTCGGCATCGCGGCCTCCGAGACCGCCGCCCCGTCGGACGGGCGCGCGACCGCGAGCTACCAGAGTCCCGAGCAGGCGCTCGGCGAGCAGTCGGGGCCCGCGAGCGACGTCTACTCCCTCGGCCTCGTGCTGCTCGAGTGCCTGACCGGTCGGCGCGCGTACCCGGGCGACCCGCTGACCTCCTCGCTCGCGCGCCTGCTGCACGGGCCGCAGATCGCGGACGACCTCGATCCGGACGTCGCCGCGCTGCTGCGGGCGATGACGCGCACGGACGCCACGCAACGCCCGACGATGGTCGCGGTCGCCGCGGAGCTGCGCGGCCTGCGGCGTGCGCGTCCGCGCCCGGTCCGCGTCGGCTGACCCTCGGGTCGACGCGCGCGCCGCCCGAGGGTCACGGGGTGCCGCGTGTCAGGCGTGCCGCGCGGCCACCACAGGACGCTGCGCCACCTGCGTCACCGGCGGCGCGTCCGAGGCCAGCGCGTCCGCGATCTCGTCGGCCCAGGCGGCGACCGCGGCCATGTCGCGGTGGTCGCCCTCGCGGGCACGCCCGCCGGCGATGATCGCGCGCTCGGTGAACGACAGCACCGAGCGGTCGAGCCGGCCCCGGAAGCTGCGGTGCGCGCGCGAGCCGATGCGCTCGCGCAGCGCGGCGACCTCGAGCGGCGAGTTCGCCGAGTTGGCCGGCTGCGTGGCGAGGCCCGACGAGAACGTCCACACGCGGCGCGCGCGCAGCTCGTCCGCGTGGCGGTCGGCGAAGTCGCGGGCGGTGGGCAGCCAGTGCGCCGTGTAGACGGCGGAGCCGAGCACGACCGCGTCGTGGTCGGCGACCGTGGTCACGTCCTCGGGCGCGCACTGGTCGACGACGTGGCCGCGCTCGCGCAGCCGTGCCGCGATCACCTCGCCGATCTCCCACGTGCCCTGGTGCCGCGACGCCACCGTCAGCAGGATGCGCATCGGTCCTCCTCGCCCTCCCGGCGGGCCGGGTGCCCTCCGCCGGACCATCGTCACCCGCGTGTCGCGGCGGTGTCGTGGGCCGGAGGTCCCCGTGACGCAGCACTCAGACGTCGCCCGACGTGCCGTCCGTGAGACCCACCGGATCGGGCAGGTGCGCCTGGGCGAGCCGCAGCCGGTCGCACAGCCGCTCGAGGGTCGCGAGCTCCTCGGCGTCGAGCGCACCACCCACCAGCGCGTCGATCGACCGCGCGTGCCGCCGCCCGATCTCCCGCTGGAGCCGCAGGCCCTCGGCCGTGAGGTGCACGGCCTTGCCACGCCGGTCGCCCTCGACGGGTCCGCGGCGCACGAGCCCGTCCGCCTCGAGCCGGTCGACGAGCCGCGACAGGCTGGGCTGGGTGAGCAGGCTGGAGTCGGCGAGCTCGCGCAGGCGCTGCGCGCGCCCGGGCGCGCGCGACAGCGTGTAGAGCACGTCGTACTCGCGCAGGCTCAGGCTCCCCCACACGTCGTGGCGGGCGAACCGGCGCACGAGCGTGACCTGCGCCCGGAACAGCGCCTCCCACGCGGCGACGGACGCCCGGACGTCGTGCTCGGACACCGGAACCCCTTTCCGTCGCCGCTCGACGACCCGCGCCCGATCATGTCACCACGGCCCGGCGGGCACCGCGCGACCGGCCCGCCGCGCCTCCTGCCGGCGCGCCGCCCCGCGCGTCTACGCTGGGACGATGAGCGAGACGGGCACCACGTACCTGCTGGTCGACGGGGAGAACATCGACGCGACGCTCGGGTCGTCGATCCTCGGCGGGCGCCCCACACCGGAGCAGCGCCCGCGCTGGGAGCGCGTGCTGACGTTCGCGCAGCAGGCGTGGGGCCAGCCGGTGAAGGCGCTGTTCTTCCTCAACGCGTCGAACGGCACGCTGCCGATGTCGTTCGTGCAGGCGCTGACCGCGATCGGGTTCGTGCCGATCCCGCTGTCCGGCGAGTCGTACGAGAAGGTCGTCGACATCGGCATCAAGCGCACGCTCGAGGCCATCGCGGACCGTGACGGCGACGTGCTGCTCGCCAGCCACGACGGCGACTTCGCGCCCGAGGTCGCGCAGCTCGTCGACGCGGGACGCCAGGTGGGCCTGCTCGCGTTCCGCGAGTTCACGAGCCAGTCGCTCGCGGGGCTGACGGCACGCGGGCTGAGGACGTTCGACCTCGAGACCGACGTCGCGGCGTTCAACGTGCAGCTCCCGCGCCTGCGGATCATCCCGCTCGAGGAGTTCGACCCGCTGCGCTACCTGTGACCCCTGCGGCGCGCACGAGGGCCGCGCCGGGTGTCCCGGCGCGGCCCTCGTGCGGGGTCGGGTACGTCAGGCGCCGAACCCGGCCGCGAGCGCGTCGTCGATGACGTTGCGCACGTGGTCGGCGTGGTAGCTGTCGGGGCCCATGAACTCGATGCCGTGCAGCGTGCCGGAGACCTGGGTGACGACCGAGGTCATGTCGTTGCGGGGCACGAGCGCGCTGTCGGTCGCGGGCACCTGGGGGTCGTCGGTCGAGGAGAACACCTGCAGCGGGCCGGTGAACTCGTTGGCCTCGGCGCGCGCGTCGACCTCGCCGAGCTGCGCCGGCGGGCTGAGGGCGACGACCGCGACGGCGTCGAGGTCGTCGGCGAGCCCGGCGGCGAGCGTGCCGCCGGCGGACGCCCCGACGAACGCGACGCGCTGGGCACCGGTCGCCTTGAGGACGTCGAGCGCGGCGCGGAAGCCGACCTCGCCGTCGGCGCCCCAGTCGTAGGTGGCGACGAGGTAGCCGGCGCCGGCGAGCCGCACGAGCTCGTCGGCCCACTGGCACACGTCGCCGTCGACCTGCGGCGCGTACAGCACGCCCCGGTCGCCGGAGCCGGCCCAGGCGACGGACGCGGACGCGTCACCACCGCCGACGGTGGCGTAGGCGATGCCGTCGCTGAGGCACTCGGGGGCCTCCGCCTGGACCATCTCGACGGGAGCCTTGTCGAGCATCGTGGGGGTGGGGCCGACCTCGGGCGGCGTGACGGGCGGCTCGGTGCCGGCCGAGCACGCGCTGAGCAGACCGAGCGTGAGGACGGCCGCGACGGCCCTCGCGCGTGTGGACGTCGGACGGGGGGTGACGGGTAGCAGACGCACAGAGGATTCCTAGGCGGTGGAGGCCGCAGGGACAAGCGATCTGACCGGCATAAACGTTTCAGCCGTCCTGTGGGTGACGACGCGCTAGCGTGTGCGCATGCCGACGCTGTTCACCCGCATCATCGACGGCGAGATCCCCGGCCGCTTCGTCTGGGCCGACGACCAGGCCGTCGCCCTGCTGACCATCGCGCCCATCACCACGGGCCACGCGCTCGTCGTGCCGCGCCAGGAGATCGAGCAGCTCACCGACGCGCCCGACGACCTGCTGGCGCACCTCACGTCCGTCGCGAAGACGGTCGGACTCGCGCAGCGTGCCGCGTGGGGCGCACCCCGTGCCGCGCTGCTCGTCGCGGGGTTCGAGATCCCGCACCTGCACCTGCACGTGCTGCCGGCGTGGGACGAGTCGAACCTGTCGTTCGCGCACGCCCGCCAGGACGAGCCCGCCGCCGACCTCGACGCGGCGGCCCAGCGGCTGCGCGGCGCGCTGCGCACCGCCGGGCACGGCGCGCACGTCCCTGCCGACATGTCCTCCCCCGCGCTGTGAGCCCGGCGCCCCACCCCGTGACCCCGCCGACGCGTGCGGTGCGCTCCCGGGGGACGCGCTGAGCCGGCCGGGCGTCCGCGCCGCGCTGCGCGAGCGCGTCCTGCGCAAGCGCGAGCACCTGTCCGGCACCGCGCCGGCCCTGCGGCGGTTCCTCGCCACCGAGGCCGGCAGCGCCGTCGTGCTGCTGGGCGCCACCGTCGTCGCGCTCGCCTGGGCGAACTCGCCGTGGCGCGACGCCTACACCGCCCTGTGGCACACCCCGGCCGGCGTGTACGTGGGCGGCGCAGGCCTCGAGCTCGACCTGCAGCACTGGGTCAACGACCTCGCGATGGCCGTGTTCTTCACCGTCGTCGGGCTCGAGATCAACCGCGAGCTCACGCGCGGCGAGCTGCGCGACCCCCGCGCGGTAGCCGTGCCCGCACTGGGTGCGGTGGGCGGGCTGCTCGTGCCCGTGCTCGTCTTCCTGGCGTTCAACGCGGGCACCGACGCAGCGCACGGGTGGGGCGTGGTCATGTCGACCGACACCGCGTTCCTCGTCGGTGTCCTCGCGCTGTTCGGCCCGCGCTGCCCGGACCGGCTGCGGCTGTTCCTGCTGACCCTGGCGATCGTCGACGACATCGGCGCGATCGCCGCCATGGCGGTGTTCTACACGGACGACGTCGACGTGCGGGCGCTCGGTGCGGCGGGCGTGCTCGTCGTGCTGCTCGTCGTGCTGCGACGCCGCGGCGTGTGGCGGCTCGCTCCGTACGTGGCCGTGGGGCTCGCCCTGTGGGTCGCTGTGCTCGCCTCCGGCGTGCACGCGACGATCGCGGGTGTGCTCGTGGGGCTGCTCGTGCCGACCGCCGTGCCGCACGAGCGGCGGCGCCGGGCGGTGGCCGTGCACGCGCGCCGCTTCCTGTCGGAAGGTGGCGCCGACCGCGAGCACCTCACCGAGGTGGCCGGGCGCGCGGCGGTGCCGACCGGTGACCGGCTGCAGCGCGCGCTGCACCCGTGGAGCGCCTACGTCGTCGTGCCGCTGTTCGGCCTCGCCAACGCCGGCGTCCGGCTCGACCCGCAGACGCTCGCCGACGCGTTCTCCTCGCGCCTGACGATCGGCGTGGCCGTGGCCCTCGTCGCCGGCAACGCCCTGGGGATCACCGGTGCCGCGACCCTCGCCCTCCGCCTGGACCTCGGCGACCTGCCCGGCCGCGTGCGCTGGGGGCACCTCATGAGCGGCGCGGTCCTGGCGGGGATCGGTTTCACCATCTCGCTGTTCATCGCGCAGCTCGCGTTCGACGACCCGGTGCACCTCGAGCGCGCCAAGATCGGGGTCCTCGCGGGCTCCCTGGTCGCGGCCGTCGCGGGGTCCGTCCTGCTGCGGTGGCTCGGTGAGCGGCTGCCGCTGTGCACGCCCCCGCGCCTGCCCCCGACGCTGCCGCCGCTGCCGTGGCGGGGGCCGGGCGCGCGCGCGTCCGGCTGACGCCCACGAGCGCTCAGGCCACCGGGTCGTCCGGTCCCCACGTCGCGAGCCGCAGCGTGCGCGCGTCGGTGGCGACGATCGCGCCGACCCGCTCCTGCAGCGAGGCGACCGTGTCGACGCCGGCCCGCACGAAGCGCCCCGACAGGTCGTCGAGCTCGCCCGCGGCGAAGCCCAGCACGAGGTGCGCGACGTCCTGCGGGGACGTCCACTCGGTGCGTCCGTCGTGCACCGGCATGCCCGCGGTCATGTCGGTCGCCACGACGCCCGGCGCGAGGTCCAGCACGCGCAGGCCCGCCCCGGCGTACTGCGCGTGCAGCTGCGTGGTGAACCGCGCGAGCGCACCCTTGCTCACCGCGTACCCGGTGTACGTCGTCAGCGCGCGGTGGCCCGAGCCGGAGTTCATGTTGAGCACGCGGCCGGCGCCGCGCGCGAGCATGCCGGGCAGCACCGCGTGCGTGACGAGCAGAGGACCGCGCACGTTCGTCTCGATCACGCGCCAGACGTCCTCGACGTCGTCCTGCGCGAAGGGCGCCTCGGCGTGCTCGATGACGCCGGCGTTGTTCACCAGCAGCCCGATCCCGCCCTGCGAGGCCAGGCCCGCCTCGACGCGCGCGACGGCGTCCGCGACCTCCGTGGCGTCGACGAGGTCCGCGACCGCGACGGTCACGGGCGCGCCGAGCGCGCGCGCCTCGTCGGCGACCACCTCGAGCCGCTCGCGCGTGCGGGCCACCAAGCCGAGGGCGTACCCCTCGCGGGCCAGCGCGAGGGCCAGGTGCCGCCCGATGCCTCGGCCGGCGCCGGTCACCAGGGCCGTGCGCGGGACGTCGGGGCGGACAGGTGCGGCGGTCGTCGCGGTCACGGGTCCATCGTGGCGCAGGCCGTGCCCGCGCGCCGCCCCGAGGTCGGGCGACGGTCGTCACACCAGGTCCGGCCCCCACCGTCGGGGCTCACACCGCGTCGACCACGGCCCGCAGCGCCTCGAGCTCGATGCGGCCGCGGTACGGCACGCCGTCCACCAGCAGCGTCGGCGTGCCGGGCACGTCGAGCTCGATGCCACCCTCGTAGTCCGCCTGCACGGCGCGCGCGAAGCGGTCGGCGGGCTCGCCCACGACCTCCTCGGGATCCAGGCCGAGCTCGCGCGCGTAGCGCGCCAGGTCGTCGTCGGTGAGCGCGTCCTGGTGCGCGTACAGCAGGCGCTGCATCTCCCAGAACCTGCCGTGCGCGCCTGCGGCCTCGACGGCCAGCGCCGCCGCGAGCGCGTGGGGGTGGAGCTGGAACAGCGGGAAGTGCCGCCAGACCAGGCGGACGCGGCCGTCGGACTCCTCGACGAGCCGACGCAGCACCGGTTCGGCGTCGCGGCAGTACGGGCACTCGAGGTCGCCGTACTGCACCACGGTGACGGGCGCGTCGGGGTCACCGAGGACGTGACGGTCGGGGTCGGTGAGCACAGGCTCGTCGGTCGACATGCGCTCAGCGTGCCGCGCGGCGCCGGGCGACGCACGCGCACGCGGTCGCCACCACGCTCACCGGCAGTGCCACACCGGCAGCTCCCGGGCTCAGGCGGGCTCGTCGGCCATGCGCGCGAGCGTCGTGACGGTGCGCCAGTTGCGCGCGGTGCCTCCGCCGCCGGCGCGGCCGGCCATCCGGGCGGCGAGCCTGCTGCGGCCCGCACCGTTCGGCAGCCAGAGGTAGAGCTCGCGCCCGACGGCCGCGAGCGCCTCCGGCTCCTGCACCTCGACGTCCGGCAGGCGCGCCGGCGCACGGCCCGGGAGGAACACCACGTGGTGGTGCGTGGGGTCGTCGTCACGGTCGAGGAAGGGGTTCGCGTCCACGACCGCGTGCAGCTCGTCGCGCGTGCGCACGACGACGTCCGGGGCGGCCGCGAACGCGTCGGCGAACGCCGCGCGCAGCGTGGCCGCGACCTCCTCGGTGTCGGCAGTGCCCGTCGTCAGGACGACGTTGCCGCTGTTCACGTAGGTGCGGACGTCGCGGTAGCCGGCGTCGGCGACGACGCGGCGCAGGTCCGCCATCGGCACCGTGCTGCTGCCCCCGACGTTCACGCCGCGCAGCAGCGCCACCATCACGGTCATGCGTCCTCCGGTCGTCGTCAGAACAGCGTGGCCGCGCCCGACGCGACGCGCGCCTCGAGCGCCAGGAGCTCACGCTTGCGCTCCAGGCCGCCGGAGAAGCCGGTGAGCGTCCCGTCCGCGCCGAGCACGCGGTGGCAGGGCACGACGATCGGCACGTGGTTCGCGCCGTTCGCCGCACCCACGGCACGTGCGGTTGTCCGAGGGTCGAGCCCGACGGCCGCGGCCAGCGCGCCGTAGGTCGTCGTCGTGCCGTACGGCACCGCGCGCAGGCCCTGCCAGACACGCTGCTGGAACGGGCTGCCGCGCAGGCGCAGCGGCAGGTCGAAGTCGCGTAGCTCGCCCGCGAGGTAGGCACGCAGCTGGCGCACCGCCTCGGCCAGCACCGGGTCCGCGTCGGGCGCGGCGGGCTCGCCCAGGCCGCGCGTGGCCGGTGTGCCGTCGGCGTGCGGGAACCGCACGTCGGTGACCGCACCGTCGTCCGCCGCCACGGCGACGGGTCCGAACGGCGCCACCACGAGCGCGTACCGCGGCGCCGCGCGCCTCGGCTCGTCGGTCCCCGCGGGCTGCTCGCTCTCCACGTCCGCCATCCTCCTCCTGCCCACCGACACGCGCGTACGTGTCACCGGTCGCCGTCGCACCGCCGGCCCGTGAGCCCCGGTACATGACCGGTCCCGCTCCCGGCGCTGGGAGCGGGACCGGACGGGAGGGCCGTCTCGCCGGCACGAGGCGTGGCGGACCCTCTTGCCCCGGAGGGCCGATCCGGCTCTCGCCGGACCCTTGCGACGGTGCGGTGGGACGTGTGGTCGGAACCGCGGGCGGCCGGTCGCGGTGATGCCGCGATCGGCTGATGAGGACGAGCATGGCACCGCCGTGTGACCTGCGCATCTCGAACATGCGACCAGTTCGCGACCAGGGCTTTGCCGTCCTGTTTCCCGGCTGCGCGGTGCACCCTCGTGTCCGTCGGGTCGTCGGGGCCGTCACGGCTAGCGTGACCACGTGCGCACCGCCCTCGACCACCGCGCCGCGCTGTCCTCCCTCGCGGCCCGGTCGGTGCCGGGCGTCGAGCGGGTCGACGTCGACGCCGGCACCGTCAGCCGGCTCGTCGAGCTCGGCGCCGGGCCCGTGCACGTCACGGCGCACGTGGCAGCGACCGGTGTGCGCGTCGACGCCGACGGGCCGGCCGCCCCCGCTGCGCTCGACGACCTCGCGACGCGGTGGTTCGGGCTGGCCGACGACCTCGCACCCGTGCACGCCGCCCTCGGTGGCGACCCCGTCCTCGGCCCGCTCGTCGCGGCCCGCCCCCACCTGCGCGTCCCGGGGCATCCCGACGGCTTCGAGGCCGCGGTCCAGGTCGTGCTGACGCAGCAGGTCTCGCTGGGCGCCGGGCGGACGACCGGTGCGCGGCTCGCCTCCGCGTACGGCCGGCCCGGCCCCGGCGGGTTGCTCGCGTACCCACGCCCCGAGGACCTCGCCGCGGCCGACTCCGTGGCCCTGCAGGCGGTGCTGCGCGTGCCGCACGCACGCGCCCGCGCGGTCCACGCGCTCGCCGTCGCCTGCGCGGGGGGCCTGCGGCTCGTGCCCGGCGCCCCTGCCGCCGACGTCCGCGCAGCGCTGCTGGCGATCCCCGGCATCGGCCCGTGGACCGCGGACGTCGTGGCGCTGCGCGCGCTCGGGGACCGCGACGCGTTCCCCGCGGGCGACCTCGTCCTGCGCCGCGCCCTGGGGGTGCCGGACGTCCGCGACGTCGCGACGGCCGGGCGGGCGTGGTCGCCGTGGCGGGCCTTCGCCGCGACGCACCTGTGGGCGGCGGTCGGGTACCCCGCTGCGGCGACGGCTCCCCCGGACGGGCGCGCGCAGCGGACCCGTCCGGGTGGTCCCGGCATCGGCCCGAGCGCGATCCGGTGACGAGCCGGTCACGATCCCGCCGTTCCCGCCCGGCGCCCGCGCCGCACCCCTAGCGTGCGGACATGACGACGCGCATCCGCACCCTGGTGGCCTCGCTCGCCGTGCTCGCGGCCCTCACCGCCTGCAGCGCGGGCAGCGGCGCCGACGAGTCCGCCGCAGGGCCCGAGGGGGCCTACGACGCCGGGGGCGCGCCCGCCGACGGCGGGGGTGCGCCGGCGGTGGACGAGAGCGGCACCCGCGCGGACACCCCGGGCGACGGGCAGCAGGTGGTGCAGACCGCCCACGCGACCATGACGTCCGAGGACCCCGTCGCCGCGGCGCGCCGTGTGGTCACGCTCGTCACGCGCCTCGACGGCCGGGTGGACTCCCGCTACGAGCGGGCGTCCGGGGGCGAGGGCGACCCCGGCTCCGCGTCGCTCACGGTGCGCGTGCCCTCGACGGAGATGGCGACCCTGCCCGAGGCACTCGGCGAGATCGGCGACGTGCAGGACTACCTCGTCGAGACGCAGAACGTCACCGGTGCCGCGCAGGACCTCGACGCGCGCATCGCGGCGACCGAGCTGTCGGTCGAGCGGATGACGGCGCTGCTGGCCCGGGCCTCGTCGAGCAGCGAGCTCATCGAGGCCGAGAGCGCCCTGACCGAGCGGCAGGCGAACCTCGAGCGGCTGCGCTCCGAGCGCGCGCGGCTGGCCGACCGGGTCGCCCTGTCCACGGTGGACGTCGAGATCTGGGGCCCCACCGACACGCCCGAGCGGCTCGACACCGAGCCGCCGACGTTCCTCGACGGTCTCGCGACGGGCTGGCACGCGTTCACGGCGACCGTCCGCACGGTGCTCGTCGTGCTCGGGGTGCTCCTGCCGTGGCTGGTGGTCGCCGCCCTCGTCGTCGGGCCGGTGGTGCTGTGGCGCCGCCGTCGCCGTGCCGTCACGGCCACGGCGCCCGTCGCACCCCCGGCTCCTGCCGGACCCCCGGCCACCGTCGCGCCTGCCACGCCGCCGCCCGCCGGGCCCCGCGCCTGAGCAGCCCACGGGTGCTCCCGGACCGGGCGCCCGAGGCCCGAAGGTCCCGTGGTCCTCGTCACCGCCGGTCGTAATCTCCTGGCAAAGAGCAGCCCGCAGCCGGGTGACCGGCGCAGGCTGCGTGCCGGGTGACGCATCGAGCGTGCCCGTCCCTATGGCGAAGGAGCAGCCATGAGCGTCACGGCGACCGGTCCCCTGACGGACGTGTCCCTCGCACCCGAGGTGCGGGCAGCCCTGGAGGCCAGTCCCCGTCTGGTGGTGCCGACGACGCGCGAGGAGCTCTACCGGCTCGCGCTCGGACCCGACGGCGGACCGACCTTCACGGTCGAGTACGACGTCGACGGCACGATGGTCCCGGAGGCCACGGTCACGCGGTGCCGCAACGGCGTCGCCGTGAACTACCCCGAGGACTACATGCGCCGGCGCGACCCCGACTGCATGCGCATCGCGGACGACCTGCCGACGGACAAGCCGCGCTACCGCGACACGTTCGGTGCGGAGTTCGACCCCGTGCGCAGCGAGACCCTCGCGTGGCTCGCGGACCAGGAGCTCGTCGTCGTGCCCTTCAAGGCGGGCGGCCCGACGTTCGGCTACCCGTCGCTCGCGATCGTGCCGCTGAACAGCGCGTTCTTCGCACTCACGCTCGTCGACCTGCAGGGCTGGGTGACCTTCGACGAGATCGGGCCGTACACCCCGCGCTCGATCCTGTACGTCGCTCCCCCGTTCCGGCACACGCACTTCGGCGGCCGGCAGGTCGTCGTCCACAACCGCTCGCGCGAGCTGCACGAGGTGTGGGCGTACAACCTGTACCCGGGGCCGAGCGCCAAGAAGGGCGTGTTCTCGGTGCTGCTCGACATCGGCGAGCAGGAGGGCTGGCTGACGGCGCACGCCTCGAGCGTCCGCGTCACCACGCCGTACGAGAACGAGACCGTGATCATGCACGAGGGCGCGTCGGGCGGCGGCAAGTCCGAGATGTGCCAGGAGATCCGGCGCGAGGACGACGGGCGCATCCTCGTCGGCACCAACGTCGTCCGTGACGAGCCGTACCACATCACCCTCGGCGAGACGTCGAGCCTCGCGCCCGTGACGGACGACATGACGCTCTGCCACCCGTCGGTCCAGAAGGGCAACGGCAAGCTCGTCGTCGCCGACGCCGAGGCCGGCTGGTTCGTGCGCGTCGACAACATGACGAGCTACGGCGAGGACCCCGCGTTCGAGCGCGCCGTCATCCAGCCGCGCGAGCCCGTGCTGTTCCTGTCGATCGACGGCGTCCCCGACGCGACCGCGCTGCCGTGGGAGCACACCCTCGACTCGAACGGCAAGCGGTGCCCCAACCCGCGCGTGGTGATCCCGCGGTCGTTCGTCAAGAACGTCATCTGCGAGCCCAAGGAGGTCGACGTCCGCACGTTCGGCGTCCGCATGCCGTTGTGCACCCGGGAGAAGCCGAGCTACGGGATCATGGGGATGATGCACCTCATCCCGCCGTCGCTGGCGTGGGTGTGGCGGCTCATCGCGCCGCGCGGCGACAAGAACCCGTCGATCGGCGAGAGCAAGGACGTCCGC contains these protein-coding regions:
- a CDS encoding flavodoxin domain-containing protein; this encodes MRILLTVASRHQGTWEIGEVIAARLRERGHVVDQCAPEDVTTVADHDAVVLGSAVYTAHWLPTARDFADRHADELRARRVWTFSSGLATQPANSANSPLEVAALRERIGSRAHRSFRGRLDRSVLSFTERAIIAGGRAREGDHRDMAAVAAWADEIADALASDAPPVTQVAQRPVVAARHA
- a CDS encoding NYN domain-containing protein; the protein is MSETGTTYLLVDGENIDATLGSSILGGRPTPEQRPRWERVLTFAQQAWGQPVKALFFLNASNGTLPMSFVQALTAIGFVPIPLSGESYEKVVDIGIKRTLEAIADRDGDVLLASHDGDFAPEVAQLVDAGRQVGLLAFREFTSQSLAGLTARGLRTFDLETDVAAFNVQLPRLRIIPLEEFDPLRYL
- a CDS encoding HIT family protein is translated as MPTLFTRIIDGEIPGRFVWADDQAVALLTIAPITTGHALVVPRQEIEQLTDAPDDLLAHLTSVAKTVGLAQRAAWGAPRAALLVAGFEIPHLHLHVLPAWDESNLSFAHARQDEPAADLDAAAQRLRGALRTAGHGAHVPADMSSPAL
- a CDS encoding alpha/beta hydrolase, with protein sequence MRLLPVTPRPTSTRARAVAAVLTLGLLSACSAGTEPPVTPPEVGPTPTMLDKAPVEMVQAEAPECLSDGIAYATVGGGDASASVAWAGSGDRGVLYAPQVDGDVCQWADELVRLAGAGYLVATYDWGADGEVGFRAALDVLKATGAQRVAFVGASAGGTLAAGLADDLDAVAVVALSPPAQLGEVDARAEANEFTGPLQVFSSTDDPQVPATDSALVPRNDMTSVVTQVSGTLHGIEFMGPDSYHADHVRNVIDDALAAGFGA
- a CDS encoding DsbA family protein, which gives rise to MSTDEPVLTDPDRHVLGDPDAPVTVVQYGDLECPYCRDAEPVLRRLVEESDGRVRLVWRHFPLFQLHPHALAAALAVEAAGAHGRFWEMQRLLYAHQDALTDDDLARYARELGLDPEEVVGEPADRFARAVQADYEGGIELDVPGTPTLLVDGVPYRGRIELEALRAVVDAV
- a CDS encoding DUF4349 domain-containing protein; this translates as MTTRIRTLVASLAVLAALTACSAGSGADESAAGPEGAYDAGGAPADGGGAPAVDESGTRADTPGDGQQVVQTAHATMTSEDPVAAARRVVTLVTRLDGRVDSRYERASGGEGDPGSASLTVRVPSTEMATLPEALGEIGDVQDYLVETQNVTGAAQDLDARIAATELSVERMTALLARASSSSELIEAESALTERQANLERLRSERARLADRVALSTVDVEIWGPTDTPERLDTEPPTFLDGLATGWHAFTATVRTVLVVLGVLLPWLVVAALVVGPVVLWRRRRRAVTATAPVAPPAPAGPPATVAPATPPPAGPRA
- the nhaA gene encoding Na+/H+ antiporter NhaA, whose protein sequence is MLLGATVVALAWANSPWRDAYTALWHTPAGVYVGGAGLELDLQHWVNDLAMAVFFTVVGLEINRELTRGELRDPRAVAVPALGAVGGLLVPVLVFLAFNAGTDAAHGWGVVMSTDTAFLVGVLALFGPRCPDRLRLFLLTLAIVDDIGAIAAMAVFYTDDVDVRALGAAGVLVVLLVVLRRRGVWRLAPYVAVGLALWVAVLASGVHATIAGVLVGLLVPTAVPHERRRRAVAVHARRFLSEGGADREHLTEVAGRAAVPTGDRLQRALHPWSAYVVVPLFGLANAGVRLDPQTLADAFSSRLTIGVAVALVAGNALGITGAATLALRLDLGDLPGRVRWGHLMSGAVLAGIGFTISLFIAQLAFDDPVHLERAKIGVLAGSLVAAVAGSVLLRWLGERLPLCTPPRLPPTLPPLPWRGPGARASG
- a CDS encoding methylated-DNA--[protein]-cysteine S-methyltransferase; protein product: MADVESEQPAGTDEPRRAAPRYALVVAPFGPVAVAADDGAVTDVRFPHADGTPATRGLGEPAAPDADPVLAEAVRQLRAYLAGELRDFDLPLRLRGSPFQQRVWQGLRAVPYGTTTTYGALAAAVGLDPRTTARAVGAANGANHVPIVVPCHRVLGADGTLTGFSGGLERKRELLALEARVASGAATLF
- a CDS encoding serine/threonine-protein kinase → MTRAGRHAAPELARRYVLGERLGEGGSAQVLRAVDTRLDRPVAIKLFRLADADSEQVRRYAQEARVLAELSHPSLVALLDVGADVVPGTGPVAFLVMELVEGRTLREIVADGPLDCATTADVGYQLAQGLAHAHRAGVVHRDVKPSNVLVADTIPASGRRDAPTLPVVLADFGIAASETAAPSDGRATASYQSPEQALGEQSGPASDVYSLGLVLLECLTGRRAYPGDPLTSSLARLLHGPQIADDLDPDVAALLRAMTRTDATQRPTMVAVAAELRGLRRARPRPVRVG
- a CDS encoding SDR family NAD(P)-dependent oxidoreductase — translated: MTATTAAPVRPDVPRTALVTGAGRGIGRHLALALAREGYALGLVARTRERLEVVADEARALGAPVTVAVADLVDATEVADAVARVEAGLASQGGIGLLVNNAGVIEHAEAPFAQDDVEDVWRVIETNVRGPLLVTHAVLPGMLARGAGRVLNMNSGSGHRALTTYTGYAVSKGALARFTTQLHAQYAGAGLRVLDLAPGVVATDMTAGMPVHDGRTEWTSPQDVAHLVLGFAAGELDDLSGRFVRAGVDTVASLQERVGAIVATDARTLRLATWGPDDPVA
- a CDS encoding MarR family winged helix-turn-helix transcriptional regulator, coding for MSEHDVRASVAAWEALFRAQVTLVRRFARHDVWGSLSLREYDVLYTLSRAPGRAQRLRELADSSLLTQPSLSRLVDRLEADGLVRRGPVEGDRRGKAVHLTAEGLRLQREIGRRHARSIDALVGGALDAEELATLERLCDRLRLAQAHLPDPVGLTDGTSGDV
- a CDS encoding DNA-3-methyladenine glycosylase family protein; the protein is MRTALDHRAALSSLAARSVPGVERVDVDAGTVSRLVELGAGPVHVTAHVAATGVRVDADGPAAPAALDDLATRWFGLADDLAPVHAALGGDPVLGPLVAARPHLRVPGHPDGFEAAVQVVLTQQVSLGAGRTTGARLASAYGRPGPGGLLAYPRPEDLAAADSVALQAVLRVPHARARAVHALAVACAGGLRLVPGAPAADVRAALLAIPGIGPWTADVVALRALGDRDAFPAGDLVLRRALGVPDVRDVATAGRAWSPWRAFAATHLWAAVGYPAAATAPPDGRAQRTRPGGPGIGPSAIR
- a CDS encoding DUF1697 domain-containing protein codes for the protein MTVMVALLRGVNVGGSSTVPMADLRRVVADAGYRDVRTYVNSGNVVLTTGTADTEEVAATLRAAFADAFAAAPDVVVRTRDELHAVVDANPFLDRDDDPTHHHVVFLPGRAPARLPDVEVQEPEALAAVGRELYLWLPNGAGRSRLAARMAGRAGGGGTARNWRTVTTLARMADEPA